One window of Candidatus Neomarinimicrobiota bacterium genomic DNA carries:
- a CDS encoding cold shock domain-containing protein: protein MSDVKQGTVKWFNDKKGFGFITPSDGGKDLFVHMSNIVMEGFKTLSDGQAVDYTEGEGEKGPLAENVTPQ from the coding sequence ATGAGTGATGTAAAACAAGGAACCGTAAAATGGTTCAATGACAAAAAAGGCTTTGGCTTTATCACCCCATCTGACGGTGGTAAAGATTTATTTGTTCATATGAGCAATATCGTGATGGAGGGGTTTAAAACCCTTTCTGACGGACAAGCTGTTGACTATACCGAAGGTGAGGGCGAAAAAGGTCCTTTAGCAGAAAATGTAACACCTCAATAG